The DNA region ACGGGCCTGCCGGACGTTCGCGAGCTCTTCCGCGACGTCGGGCACGACGCGCTTGGCGGCGTCGGTGGGGGTCGAGGCGCGGAGGTCCGCGACCTCGTCGAGGATGGGACGGTCGGCCTCGTGCCCGATGGCCGACACGATCGGGGTGCTCGCCGCTGCTGCTGCGCGGACGAGTCCTTCGTCGCTGAAGCCGAGCAGGTTCTGGAAGTCGCCGCCACCGCGGGCGATGATGATGACGTCGACCGTCGGGTCGGCGTCGAGCTCGAGGATCGCCGCCGTGACCTCGCCCACGGTGCGCTCGCCCTGCACCGCGGTGTGGACGGTGCGGAACTCGACCTGCGGCCACCGGAGCTGCGCGTTGCGCTTGACGTCCTTCTCGGCGTCGGAGTCCTTGCCGGTGATCAGGCCGATGCGGTGCGGCAGGAACGGCAGCCGCTTCTTGCGTGCGGGGTCGAACAGTCCCTCTTCGCCCAGGGTGCGGCGCAGGCGTTCGAGGCGTTCGAGCAGGTCACCGAGGCCGACGTGCTTCATCTCGACGACCTGCATGGTCAGCGAGCCGCCCTTGACCCAGTAGTTCGGCTTGACCGCCGCGACGACCCGGTCGCCCTGCTTGATGTCCGCCGGCACCCGGGACCGCACGCTCGACCAGATCGAGAACGACACCGTCGCATCGACCTCGACGTCCTTGAGCTTGCCGTAGACGTTGCCGCCCGCGACGTTCCACTGCGTGATCTCGCCCTCGATCCACGCGGTGCCGAGGCGGTCGATCCAGTCGCGGAGCTTCGCGCCGAGGAGCGCTACCGGCCACGGGTTGTCGGCCGTCGGCGGGCCCTGTTCGATCGCCATGTCGCTCCTTCTCGTGCGGGACGTCCATCGTGCCCGACACCGGTGACAGCGGGCGAGCGGTGGGTTCTCCACCGACGGTGCCCGCGCCCAGGTCGCGTGCGTCCCGCTCACCTATCATCGGGGACGTGACGATCACCAACGGCCACACGGTCCCGCTCGCCCCTCCGCGTGTGCACGCGGCGCGTGGGCGACTGCGTGACGAGCCGGTCGCCGGTCCGAAGAAGGTGCTGCTCGCGGCACCACGCGGCTACTGCGCCGGGGTCGACCGAGCGGTGGTCGCGGTCGAGAAGGCGCTCGAGCAGTACGGCGAGCCCGTCTACGTCCGCAAGCAGATCGTCCACAACGTCCACGTCGTGTCGACGCTCGAGCAGCGCGGTGCGGTGTTCGTCGACGACGTCGCCGAGGTCCCGCGTGGTTCGCACGTCGTCTTCAGCGCCCACGGCGTCTCGCCGGCCGTCGTCGCCGGCGCTGCCGACCGCGACCTGCACGCCATCGACGCCACCTGCCCCCTGGTCACCAAGGTCCACCGCGAGGCCACCCGGTTCGCCAAGGCGGAGCGCACCATCATCCTGATCGGGCACACCGGTCACGAAGAGGTCGAGGGCACGATGGGACACGCCCCCGACCGCACGATCCTGGTCAACGGGCCGGACGACGTCGCCGCGCTCGACGTCCCCGACCCCGACAACCTCGTCTGGCTGTCGCAGACCACGCTGAGCGTCGACGAGACGATGGAGACCGTCCGCCTGCTGCGCGAGAAGTACCCCACGATCGCGAACCCGCCGTCCGACGACATCTGCTACGCCACCCAGAACCGCCAGGTCGCGATCAAGAAGGTCGCCCCGGGCACCGACCTGGTGATCGTCGTCGGCTCCGCGAACTCGTCGAACAGCGTCCGTCTGGTCGAGGTCGCCCTGGAGCACGGCGCGAAGGCCGCGCACCGCGTCGACTACGCCGAGGAGATCCGCCAGGAGTGGCTCGACGGTGTCGCCACCGTCGGCGTCACGAGCGGAGCGTCCGTCCCCGAAGAGCTCGTCGCCGAGGTCCTCGAACAACTCGCCGACGCCGGGTACGGCGCCGTGGAAGAAGTCGTGACCGCACACGAAGACCTGATGTTCTCGCTCCCCAAGGAGCTCCGCACCGACGCGTCGGGCAACCCGACGCGCGCGCTCGGCGGGCGTCGGGCATGAGCGGCGCGGACGGCTGGGGCTCGGTGCCGCAGCGCGAGCCGGGTCACGTCGACGACACGGCAGCGGCCGGCCAGGAGGCCCGGGGCACGTCCCCGACGACGGCCGCCGGTGCCGCGAGCGGCCGGGTCAACGGCCGACCCGCCCCCGCGTACGGCGAGTACGCACCCGAGGGATGGGTCAACCCGGTCCTGGCCGAGCAGGAACGTCAGGAGCGCGAGCAGCAGGAGCGCGACCGTCGCCAGCAGGCGGCGAGCCAGGCCGGGCAGGACGGCGCGACCGCGTACCGGTCGGGTGCCGGAGCGCCGACCGGTACCGTGCCTCCAGGCCGACCCGGCGCAGCCGGAGACCCGACCACGGGCGGGCCGCAGCGTTCCGCGTCGACGAGTCGGTTCGGCCGCACGCCCGCCGACTTCGTCCTGACGGTCGGGCTGCTCGCCTTCGGACTCATCTCCGTGGTGCAGTCCCTCGCGGTGACCAACGTCGCGTCGACGGTGCGTCGGACCCTCGAGACGCAGTACACGGCGCTGAACGACCCGAGTGCACTGAGCGGTGCCGCGATCATCGGTGCGATCACGAACGTCGTGGTCTTCGCGCTCGTGGCGTGGTGGTCGATCCGCCGGCTCCGGGCACGCAAGCGCACGTTCTGGGTGCCGATCGTCGGCGCGGTCGTGGCCACGTTCGTGAGCACCATCGCGTTCGTCGTCGTGGTGTTCCAGGACCCGCAGTTCGTCGAGTTCATGATGCGCCAGGCCGGCGCCTGACCTCCTGGTCTCCTGACCGCCTGACCGCCTGACCGCCTGACCGCCTGACCGCCTGACCGCCTGACCGCCGGGCTGCTCGCGGCGCCGGCATCCGCGCGTCGAGTGGTCGCAACACCCCGCGGCCCCGCCGTCGAGCGGTCACGAAGTGTCGTCCGGCACCGGCGCGACCGACAGTTCGTGACCACTCGGCCCTGCGCGCGCGGGGAGTCGTGACCACCCCAGCCCGTGGACGCCGGCCAGGGTTCAGCCGGGGGGGTCAGCCGGCCAGGGTTCAGCCGGCCAGGAACGCCGCGACGGCGCCGTGCAGTGAGGCCAGGTCCTCGACGTGCACGAGCTCGCGGATCGAGTGCATCGACAGCAGTCCGACGCCGATGTCGATCGTCGGGATCCCGAGCCGGGTCGCCGCGATCGGGCCGATGGTCGAGCCACCGGGGATCGTGTTCACGTTGACGAACGGCTGCCATGGCACCCCAGCCGTGTCGCACGCGGCGGCCCAGACGGCCTCGCCCTTCGCCTCGGTCATGTAGCGCTGGTTCGCGCTGATCTTCAGCAGCGGACCGGCACCGGGGCGCGGACGGTTCGTCGGGTCGTGCTTCTCGGGCTGGTTCGGGTGCACCAGGTGGCCGGCGTCGCTCGACAGCAGCCACGAGGCGCGGAACGCCCGGGCGGCCTCGGAGCGGGTGGTGCCGAGGCCCTCCTGCACGCGGCCGAGGACGTCCTCGAGGAACGGGCCACCGGCACCGGACGGGGTCGAGGAACCGATCTCCTCGTGGTCGAACGCCGCGAACACGGGGATGTGGTCGCCGTCGACCGGGGCGTCCACGATGCCGCGGAGTCCGGCGTGCACGCTCGTCAGGTTGTCCATCCGGCCCGACGCGAGGAACTCGCGGTCGATGCCGATGCGGGCGGGGGCCTGGGTGTCGGCGAGGAAGAGGTCCCACGACACGGCATCGGCTCCGAGTCGAGCGCGCAACCACTCCACGACCGAGGTCCCTCCGGCGTCGCCGTCCACGCCGACGATCGGCAGGGTGTGGCGCTGGCGGTCGATCTCCTTGCCGTCGTTCACCCCGCGGTCGAGGTGGATCGCGAGGTTCGGGATGCGGGCGACGGCGTCGGTGCTCACCAGCCGGACGCTGCCGTCGGCGTCGACGACCCGGCCGGCGATGCGCAGGTCGCGGTCGAACCACGTGGACAGGAGCGCGCCGCCGTAGACCTCGACGTTCAGCTGCTCCCACCCGCCGGTGCGGACTCCGGGGTTCGGCTTGATGCGGAACCCGGGGGAGTCGGTGTGTGCGCCGAGGATCCGGAACGGCGTCGTCGCCGTTGCACCCTCCGGCAGGCGCCACGCGATGACCGCGCCGTCGCGGACCACCACGTACGCGCCGGGTTCGGTCGGCCAGGCGTCGAGCTCGGACAGCCCGGTGAACCCGGCTGCGACGAGGCGGTCGCGCGCAGCCACTGCCGCATGGAACGCGGTGGGCGACTCGGTGACGAACTGGGCGAACTCGGAGGCGATGGCGTCGACGGTCACCCGCCCATCGTGGCATGCGGTGGAGGCGACCGGACGCAGAACGGGGCACGTCCGTCGGACGCGCCCCGTTCCTCCTGGCAGCTGCTCCCGGTGTCAGCCCTTGGTGTGACCGGCGGAGCCGAGCACCTTCGCGGCCTCGCCCACGCGAGCCGCCATGGCGGACTCGGCGACCTTGCCCCAGGCGCGGGGGTCGTACTGCTTCTTGTTACCGACTTCGCCGTCGATCTTCAGGACGCCCTCGTAGTTCCGGAACATCGAGTCGGCGATCGAGCGCGTGAACGCGTACTGCGTGTCCGTGTCGATGTTCATCTTGATGACGCCGTTGCGGACGGCCTCGTGGATCTCGTCGTCGGTCGAGCCGGAGCCACCGTGGAAGACGAGGTCGAGCGGGTTCTCGCCCGTGCCGTGCTTGGCCGCGACCGAGGCCTGGATCTCGCCGAGGAGCTCGGGGCGGAGCTTGACGCCCCCCGGCTTGTAGACACCGTGCACGTTGCCGAAGGTGAGCGCGGCGATCCAGCGGCCCTTGTCGCCCAGGCCGAGTGCGTCGACCACCTTCTCGACGTCGTTCGGGGTCGTGTACAGGGCGTCGTTCGTGCCCTCGTGCTCGACGCCGTCCTCTTCGCCGCCGACGACGCCGATCTCGACCTCGAGGATCGCGTTGATGTTCCGCGTCTTCTCGATCATTGTCTTGGCGATCTCGATGTTCTCGTCGAGCGGCACGGCCGAGCCGTCCCACATGTGCGACTGGAAGATCGGGTTGCGGCCGGCGCGGACCTCTTCCTCGCTCGCTGCGATGAGCGGCAGGACGAAGCCGTCGAGGGCGTCCTTCGGGCAGTGGTCGGTGTGCAGCGCGACCGTGATGTCGTAGTTCTTCGCGACCTCGTGGGCGAACTTCGCCATCGCGAGGGCACCGGCGGCACGGTTCTTGATCGTCTGGCCGGCGAAGTAGTCGGCACCGCCCGTCGTGACCTGGAGGATGCCGTCCGAGCCGGACTCCTGCAGGCCCTGGAGGACCGCGTTGATGGTCTGCGACGAGGACACGTTGACCGCGGGGTACGCGAACTTGCCCGCCTTCGCGCGTTCGATCATCTCGGCGTACTGTTCCGGCGTTGCGATGGGCACGTGGATCTCCTTCGACTTCGGTGATGTCCCCGCCGATCGTAGTCAGCCGGACTGGAGTGTGACTCGACGGCGGTCGGTAAGCTCGGGTCGTGACTCCCTCTACGGAAACCGGCTCCCTGTTCCTCCAGCCCGACCGCAACCTGGCCCTCGAGCTCGTGCGTGCGACGGAGGCCGCCGCGATCCGTGCGCAGCCGTGGGTCGGGCGCGGTGAGAAGAACCTCGCCGACGGTGCCGCCGTCGACGCGATGCGCAAGTTCCTCGGCACCGTGAACTTCGACGGCGTCGTCGTCATCGGTGAGGGCGAGAAGGACAACGCCCCGATGCTCTACAACGGCGAGCACGTCGGCAACGGCCACGGCCCAGCCTGCGACATCGCGGTCGACCCGATCGACGGCACCTCGCTCACCGCAGCCGGCCGCCAGAACGCCATCTCCGTCATGGCCGTCTCGGACCGCGGTTCGATGTACGACCCCTCCGCCGTGTTCTACATGGACAAGATCGCCGCCGGGCCCGAGGGCCGCGGGGTCCTGGACCTCGAGAAGCCGATCGGTGAGAACATCCGTGCGCTTGCGAAGGCCAAGGGCAAGGACCTCGAGGACATGGTCGTGGCCGTGCTCGACCGTCCCCGCCACGACGAGCTGATCCGCGCGATCCGTGCGACCGGTGCCGGGACGCGTCTGCTGCTCGACGGTGACGTCGCCGGTGGCATCGCCGCGGCCCTGCCCGGCTCGACGATCGACATGTGCGTCGGTGTCGGTGGCACCCCCGAGGGCATCATCACGGCCTGCGCGATCAAGGCGCTCGGCGGCGTCATCCTCGGCAAGCTGCAGCCGAAGGACGACGAGGAGCGCGAGCGCGCCATCGCCGCCGGTCACGACCTGGACAAGGTCCTCGACCAGGACGACCTGGTCACGGGTGACAACACGTTCTTCGTCGCCACCGGCGTCACCGACGGCGTCCTGGTCGACGGTGTCCGTCGCTCGCGCGGTGTCATCCACACCGACTCGCTCGTGCTGCGGTCGCGCTCGAACACCATCCGTCGCATCCAGGCGGACCACCGTGCGGAGAAGTGGTTCTAGGCCGGACGCTCGTCTGCTGCTTCGGGGCGTCGCCGGTCTTCCGGTGGCGCCCCGTTGCACACGCCGTTGCGTAGGCTCGACGCATGACTGCGACAACAGCACGGATCGTCGGACTGGACACCGCAGGCATCCGCACCCTGCGTGCGCAAGCGGACGGCACGGACGACCGCCTGCCGCACGTCGTGCCGGTGGCGCCTGACCTCGGGGTGATCCTCGCCGATGACGACGGCTCGGTCCTCACCACGTCGGCGCTCGCCGAGATGGGGTGGACGGACGAGGACGTCCTGCGTGCGGCCGTTGCTGCTGCGCAGGAGCAGGCCGGCGGTGACGTCGCGGTGATCCAGCCCGGCACGATCGTCATCCAGGACCCTGACCTCGCCGTCGTGCTCGTGCTCGCACCGCAGACGTTCCAGGGCATCGAGTTCCGCGGCAGCGCAGTGGTCTTCCCGGTGGCGCCGACGACGTTCATCGTCACGGGAGACCAGGACGAGGACGGGCTCCGAGTCGCGGCCGGTGTCGCCCAGCAGATCCTGGCCGACGACGAGGGCGAGGTCCTGAGCGGACCGCCCGTGGTGCTGCGCGCTGACGGGTGGGTACGGTTCGAGCACCCGTCGCTCGACGGGGAACTGCGGACGATCCGAGCGCTGTGGACGTCGACGGCCGCGAACCTGCAGCAGGACGACCTGCAGGCGTCGTTCGATCGCCGGGGCGAGGAAGTGCACGTCGCTGCGGTGTCGGTTGCGCGGCTCGCCGAGGACTCCCCGGCCTTCTCGTACTCGTCGTGGACCCAGGACGTCGAGACGATCGTCGCCGCGGTCGACACCGTGGTGCTCGTCACACTCGACGGCCAGACGCAGCCCGTGCCCTTCGGTCGGCTCCGGGAGTTGGCGTCCGACCTGATCGACGAGCTCGACGTCCGCCCCGCCCGGTACCGGCTCCGAGGGTTCCCCGAGCTCGGTGCCATCCGCGCAGCCCTCTGACGCCGCGGCCGCGTCGGGGGCACGCGTCCACGTCGATGTCCCCTGATATGGTCACATTCGCGCGCCTGTGGAGAACAGGGCGAGAGATCGGACCTGGGGAGGAATGATGGGGCGGCCGTCGGGGTGGGATGTCGTCGATCAGGGTGATGACCCGGTCAAGGGTGATCCGTCGACGTTGCGGATGATGTCGCGGGAGTACCAGCGCATCTCCGACGCGGCCGATGACGCCTCGACCCGGCTGAAGTCCGTCAAGGGTTCCGGGTGGCTGACCGACTGGGAGGGTGAAGCGGCCGACGTGTTCGTCGACGCGATCGAGGACACCCCGTCGGACCTGACCAAGCTCGTCGACTCCTACGAACTCGCCGCGACCGCCCTGTCGGGGTGGGCGGACACCGTCGACGACACCCAGTACCGGGCTGATGGTGCGCTCGCGGACGCGAAGGACGCCTCCGGGGACCTCGCCGCGGCGCAGGACCGGCTCGCCGACGCGCAGTCGACCCTGTCGCACTACCAGTCGGCATCGTCCGACCTGTCGAAGGTCGCGGAGAAGTACCCGGCCGGCTCCGAGGTGCCGGACGGGGTGGACGTGCCGTCGCCGGCGCAGTTGCGGGCAGCGTCCGACAACGCCTCCGTCGCGCAGGGCTCCGTGTCCTCGGCACAGGGCGACATCGCGGCGGCGCAGTCCCGGATCGACGCGGCGAAGCGGCTCGTCGCCGACGCGAAGGGCGACTGGCAGGACGCGGAGCAGCGCACCGCCACCAAGATCGGTGAAGCGGCCGACGCGGGGCTGGGGAAGCAGTCCACGTGGGACAAGATCTTCGGGTCCGAGGCGTGGGAGACCATCGTCTCGGTCGCGAAGGTCGTCGTCGCGGTCGGCGGGATCATCGCGATGATCATCCCGGGGCCGTGGACGTTGATCATCGCGGCGATCGCGCTCGTGGTGTTGGCGGACACGTTGTACAAGATGAGCAAGGGCGAAGCCGACGGGTGGGACCTCGCGTTCTCCTTGCTCGACTGCGTCCCACTAGCAGGTGGCCTAGGGGTGACGGCTCGGGCGATGCGGATGGCGAGTAAGGGTGGACGGGCGACCTCACTGTTGCACGTCGGTAGTCGATTCGCACGTGGACGTGACGTGATCGCGAAACAGGTCAATGCCTTCAATGCGACGTCCAAGCTGGGAAAGCTGTTCACGCCACTGCAGCGAGTCGTTCGGCCGTTCGAACCTGGTGCTGTTCGGTTCTCGCAGAAGTCTGTCTCCTTCAACAAGATCGACCGCACCACCGGTGAGCCGTACAACTACGACGACATCACCAGCAGCATGCGCGACGGCGGTTGGCGCGGAGACCCGGTCGACGTGGTGGAGATGCCGGACGGCGCGAGCACCAGCATGGACAACACTCGGATCAGAGCCGCGCGGGAGACCGAAACGCCAGTGCAGGCGCGCGCACACGAACACCACGAACCGTTGACCGCAAGAGAGGTTGAACGCTTCACGAAGCGTGGTCACGCCGAGCCCAGAACGTGGGGCGAGGCCGCTGAGGTTCGGATAAAGTCGCAAGGCACGAATTGGTCGAAAGCGAATCCAGCTGGGTCTCACGACCTCCCGAAGCTCACCGGAGCACCACAGTGAGGGAACGTCGACTAACAACCGTCGAGGAACGGCAAGTCGAGGCGCGCTTGATCGCGCCCGAGGGATTCCAGTACCCCGAGCGCTTCCAACGTGCCCTTGCACAAGACCCGCTTCCCGACATCGATCCCTTCATGTGGACGTCTGAGTACGAGAGCCAGACAAAGAACTGGGCTGACATCGTTGGGGAGCAGTATCCGACCCGTTCCCTCGTGCCCTTCGCGAAGCACCAGGACACGGACGACGTGTTCTGTTTCGACGGTGGCGACCGTTCGGGCAACCCTCCTGTCCTGATCATCCACACGTTCGCTTCCCCCGGGACGGAGTACCGGGGTCAGTGGACGTCGTTCGACGTCTGGTGGGAGGAAATGGAGGAGCACCGAGCAGTGTGGCTCGCGGAGCAGGAAGAGGACTGAGGCATGCCCCGAAAGGACACGTCGATCAGCAAGGCGATGTCGCACGCGTTGCGGCACGAACCGGGTGCGTACGGGCTGGAGCTCGGCGCCGACGGGAGCGTCCCGCTCGCAGATCTCGCCGGAGCCTTGGCGCGGTCGGGCGTGGACGCAACGGTGGAGGACTTGCGCCGCATCGTCGCCGAGTCTGACAAGCAGCGCTTCGCGGTGGAGGGTGACCTGATCCGCGCACAGTACGGCCACTCGACCGACGAGCGCATCGTGAAGCCAACGATCGTGCCGCGACCGGTGCTCTGGCACGCGACTTCTCCCGCGGCGGCTGA from Curtobacterium sp. MCJR17_020 includes:
- the xseA gene encoding exodeoxyribonuclease VII large subunit; this translates as MAIEQGPPTADNPWPVALLGAKLRDWIDRLGTAWIEGEITQWNVAGGNVYGKLKDVEVDATVSFSIWSSVRSRVPADIKQGDRVVAAVKPNYWVKGGSLTMQVVEMKHVGLGDLLERLERLRRTLGEEGLFDPARKKRLPFLPHRIGLITGKDSDAEKDVKRNAQLRWPQVEFRTVHTAVQGERTVGEVTAAILELDADPTVDVIIIARGGGDFQNLLGFSDEGLVRAAAAASTPIVSAIGHEADRPILDEVADLRASTPTDAAKRVVPDVAEELANVRQARARIGLRLSQTLAVEADRIAALRSRPALASTAWLVDTRAEEVARDLSRSRELLDRRLERGHSEVGHLTARLRALSPRDTLRRGYAIVQRADGGVVRSSDDLTGQTPVHVTLGAGTATGTLEPDGPGPDGSGSAGSGSDGSGSDGSGSAA
- a CDS encoding 4-hydroxy-3-methylbut-2-enyl diphosphate reductase, giving the protein MTNGHTVPLAPPRVHAARGRLRDEPVAGPKKVLLAAPRGYCAGVDRAVVAVEKALEQYGEPVYVRKQIVHNVHVVSTLEQRGAVFVDDVAEVPRGSHVVFSAHGVSPAVVAGAADRDLHAIDATCPLVTKVHREATRFAKAERTIILIGHTGHEEVEGTMGHAPDRTILVNGPDDVAALDVPDPDNLVWLSQTTLSVDETMETVRLLREKYPTIANPPSDDICYATQNRQVAIKKVAPGTDLVIVVGSANSSNSVRLVEVALEHGAKAAHRVDYAEEIRQEWLDGVATVGVTSGASVPEELVAEVLEQLADAGYGAVEEVVTAHEDLMFSLPKELRTDASGNPTRALGGRRA
- a CDS encoding DUF6264 family protein; amino-acid sequence: MSGADGWGSVPQREPGHVDDTAAAGQEARGTSPTTAAGAASGRVNGRPAPAYGEYAPEGWVNPVLAEQERQEREQQERDRRQQAASQAGQDGATAYRSGAGAPTGTVPPGRPGAAGDPTTGGPQRSASTSRFGRTPADFVLTVGLLAFGLISVVQSLAVTNVASTVRRTLETQYTALNDPSALSGAAIIGAITNVVVFALVAWWSIRRLRARKRTFWVPIVGAVVATFVSTIAFVVVVFQDPQFVEFMMRQAGA
- a CDS encoding M18 family aminopeptidase; this translates as MTVDAIASEFAQFVTESPTAFHAAVAARDRLVAAGFTGLSELDAWPTEPGAYVVVRDGAVIAWRLPEGATATTPFRILGAHTDSPGFRIKPNPGVRTGGWEQLNVEVYGGALLSTWFDRDLRIAGRVVDADGSVRLVSTDAVARIPNLAIHLDRGVNDGKEIDRQRHTLPIVGVDGDAGGTSVVEWLRARLGADAVSWDLFLADTQAPARIGIDREFLASGRMDNLTSVHAGLRGIVDAPVDGDHIPVFAAFDHEEIGSSTPSGAGGPFLEDVLGRVQEGLGTTRSEAARAFRASWLLSSDAGHLVHPNQPEKHDPTNRPRPGAGPLLKISANQRYMTEAKGEAVWAAACDTAGVPWQPFVNVNTIPGGSTIGPIAATRLGIPTIDIGVGLLSMHSIRELVHVEDLASLHGAVAAFLAG
- the fbaA gene encoding class II fructose-bisphosphate aldolase; this encodes MPIATPEQYAEMIERAKAGKFAYPAVNVSSSQTINAVLQGLQESGSDGILQVTTGGADYFAGQTIKNRAAGALAMAKFAHEVAKNYDITVALHTDHCPKDALDGFVLPLIAASEEEVRAGRNPIFQSHMWDGSAVPLDENIEIAKTMIEKTRNINAILEVEIGVVGGEEDGVEHEGTNDALYTTPNDVEKVVDALGLGDKGRWIAALTFGNVHGVYKPGGVKLRPELLGEIQASVAAKHGTGENPLDLVFHGGSGSTDDEIHEAVRNGVIKMNIDTDTQYAFTRSIADSMFRNYEGVLKIDGEVGNKKQYDPRAWGKVAESAMAARVGEAAKVLGSAGHTKG
- the glpX gene encoding class II fructose-bisphosphatase, which produces MTPSTETGSLFLQPDRNLALELVRATEAAAIRAQPWVGRGEKNLADGAAVDAMRKFLGTVNFDGVVVIGEGEKDNAPMLYNGEHVGNGHGPACDIAVDPIDGTSLTAAGRQNAISVMAVSDRGSMYDPSAVFYMDKIAAGPEGRGVLDLEKPIGENIRALAKAKGKDLEDMVVAVLDRPRHDELIRAIRATGAGTRLLLDGDVAGGIAAALPGSTIDMCVGVGGTPEGIITACAIKALGGVILGKLQPKDDEERERAIAAGHDLDKVLDQDDLVTGDNTFFVATGVTDGVLVDGVRRSRGVIHTDSLVLRSRSNTIRRIQADHRAEKWF
- a CDS encoding putative T7SS-secreted protein — protein: MGRPSGWDVVDQGDDPVKGDPSTLRMMSREYQRISDAADDASTRLKSVKGSGWLTDWEGEAADVFVDAIEDTPSDLTKLVDSYELAATALSGWADTVDDTQYRADGALADAKDASGDLAAAQDRLADAQSTLSHYQSASSDLSKVAEKYPAGSEVPDGVDVPSPAQLRAASDNASVAQGSVSSAQGDIAAAQSRIDAAKRLVADAKGDWQDAEQRTATKIGEAADAGLGKQSTWDKIFGSEAWETIVSVAKVVVAVGGIIAMIIPGPWTLIIAAIALVVLADTLYKMSKGEADGWDLAFSLLDCVPLAGGLGVTARAMRMASKGGRATSLLHVGSRFARGRDVIAKQVNAFNATSKLGKLFTPLQRVVRPFEPGAVRFSQKSVSFNKIDRTTGEPYNYDDITSSMRDGGWRGDPVDVVEMPDGASTSMDNTRIRAARETETPVQARAHEHHEPLTAREVERFTKRGHAEPRTWGEAAEVRIKSQGTNWSKANPAGSHDLPKLTGAPQ
- a CDS encoding SMI1/KNR4 family protein, encoding MIAPEGFQYPERFQRALAQDPLPDIDPFMWTSEYESQTKNWADIVGEQYPTRSLVPFAKHQDTDDVFCFDGGDRSGNPPVLIIHTFASPGTEYRGQWTSFDVWWEEMEEHRAVWLAEQEED
- a CDS encoding RNA 2'-phosphotransferase, with product MPRKDTSISKAMSHALRHEPGAYGLELGADGSVPLADLAGALARSGVDATVEDLRRIVAESDKQRFAVEGDLIRAQYGHSTDERIVKPTIVPRPVLWHATSPAAAESILRDGLLPMGRQYAHLTTDRELAMQAGRRKSPAPVLLRVDAGRAHREGIEFSEGHDRVTLALVIPPRYITAAAEA